Proteins encoded by one window of Vigna radiata var. radiata cultivar VC1973A chromosome 5, Vradiata_ver6, whole genome shotgun sequence:
- the LOC106761559 gene encoding BURP domain protein RD22-like produces the protein MEFQCLALFFSLIVILMAAQAALPPEVYWERMLPNTPIPKVIREFPKLGPVANHHLHDHSKPSLYFSEERLRRGAKLDVQFAKRKFVTPLLPREITQRLPFSSEKVNEILEIMAVKPESKNAENMKKTLNICEEPGNNGEEKQCVTSVESMVDFVTSKLGNNVHVTSTEIESKSQKFIVKDGVKVLAEEEIIACHTMSYPYVVFYCHKILNTTAHFMPLEGEDGTRVKAVAVCHKDTSEWDPHHIAFQVLKVKPGTSPVCHVFPDGDLLWYAK, from the exons ATGGAGTTTCAGTGCCTTGCattgtttttttctctcatt GTGATACTGATGGCTGCTCAGGCTGCCTTACCTCCAGAAGTTTACTGGGAAAGGATGCTTCCAAACACACCAATCCCCAAAGTAATCAGAGAATTTCCCAAGCTAG GCCCAGTTGCTAATCATCATCTTCATGATCACTCAAAACCAAGTTTATATTTCTCAGAAGAAAGATTGAGGCGGGGCGCAAAATTGGATGTGCAGTTCgctaaaagaaaatttgtaacCCCGTTGTTGCCCCGCGAAATTACACAACGCTTACCATTCTCATCAGAAAAGGTAAATGAAATATTAGAGATTATGGCTGTGAAGCCAGAGTCTAAGAATGCTGAGAATATGAAGAAAACTCTGAATATTTGTGAAGAGCCTGGAAATAATGGTGAAGAAAAACAGTGTGTAACTTCAGTAGAATCCATGGTAGACTTTGTCACTTCTAAACTTGGCAATAATGTCCATGTTACTTCTACAGAAATTGAAAGCAAGTCCCAAAAGTTCATTGTTAAAGATGGAGTGAAGGTTTTAGCAGAAGAAGAGATAATTGCATGTCACACAATGAGTTACCCATATGTTGTGTTTTACTGCCATAAGATATTAAACACTACTGCACATTTTATGCCATTGGAGGGAGAAGATGGAACTAGAGTTAAAGCTGTAGCAGTGTGCCACAAAGACACATCAGAATGGGATCCACACCATATTGCATTCCAAGTTCTCAAAGTCAAGCCTGGGACCAGTCCTGTGTGTCATGTCTTCCCTGACGGTGATCTTCTTTGGTATGCTAAATAG